Proteins found in one Candidatus Eremiobacteraceae bacterium genomic segment:
- a CDS encoding ATP-dependent Clp protease ATP-binding subunit — MKTLCARCNAKPATGTSIALRGGRAVAEPLCDSCRAAADRTRAVIASGAALAAFGAAALAAAFAARRNAEQPDAPQTRSSGGPVAVAAAYRTPTLNSVSRDLTQLAAEGRLDPVIGRAPEIERVVRILARRTKNNPVLIGDAGVGKTAIVEGLALRIVSGDVPRTLLGRRIVALSPAVLVAGTKYRGEFEARLGRVLEELKRFPDDVILFIDELHTLVGAGSAEGSTVDAANMLKPALARGDLRCIGATTFDDYRRHIEHDAALERRFQPVIVEEPTQSDCRSMLEGLRPRYERHHRVQIEDGALVAAVRLSARFIPERRLPDKAFDLLDEAAAMVAMRGGTNVTADDIARIVSGWTGVPVETMSADQAAGLLDMEDRLRRRIVGQEPALRAIAECVRQSRAGLRRERGPAGSLLFAGPSGVGKTELARATAEVLFGSDDALLRFDMSEFGSAASVARLIGSPPGYAGSDRAGELTEAVRRRPYSVVLFDDVDRADSAVLDLLLQMLDDGRLTDASGRLADFRNAFVILTMNLAADADPSSIGVLLSPEIVNRLDDAVIFSPLGLTELRAIAVREVAPLVAASAAQGIELRVADSAIDALAREADDPRQGARQLRRIVEKRLRAPLSKALLAGTASRGQSLTAQADANGEIAIVRETI; from the coding sequence ATGAAGACGTTATGCGCGCGCTGCAATGCGAAGCCGGCGACGGGCACGAGTATCGCGCTTCGAGGGGGACGCGCCGTCGCTGAGCCGCTCTGCGATTCGTGCAGGGCGGCCGCGGATCGGACACGGGCGGTCATCGCGAGCGGCGCCGCACTCGCCGCTTTTGGCGCGGCGGCTCTAGCGGCAGCCTTCGCCGCCCGCCGAAACGCCGAGCAGCCTGACGCGCCGCAAACGCGTTCTTCGGGCGGCCCTGTCGCAGTCGCCGCGGCTTATCGGACGCCGACACTCAACTCGGTCTCGCGCGACCTCACGCAGCTCGCCGCTGAAGGGCGCCTCGACCCCGTGATCGGTCGCGCGCCCGAGATCGAGCGTGTCGTGCGCATCCTCGCGCGAAGGACGAAGAACAATCCCGTGCTCATCGGCGACGCCGGCGTCGGCAAGACCGCAATCGTCGAAGGACTCGCGCTGCGTATCGTGAGCGGTGACGTCCCCCGAACGCTGCTCGGCCGGCGCATCGTCGCACTCTCGCCCGCCGTGCTCGTCGCCGGCACGAAGTATCGCGGCGAGTTCGAAGCGCGTCTCGGTCGCGTGCTCGAAGAATTGAAGCGCTTCCCGGACGACGTCATCCTCTTCATCGACGAGCTGCATACGCTCGTCGGCGCCGGCAGCGCCGAAGGCTCGACCGTCGACGCCGCCAACATGCTCAAGCCGGCGCTTGCGCGCGGCGATCTCCGGTGCATTGGTGCCACCACCTTCGATGACTACCGTCGTCACATCGAGCATGATGCAGCGCTCGAGCGCCGCTTCCAGCCCGTCATCGTCGAGGAGCCGACGCAGTCCGATTGCCGCTCGATGCTCGAAGGCTTGCGACCGCGCTACGAGCGCCATCATCGCGTGCAGATCGAGGACGGCGCGCTCGTCGCGGCGGTGCGGCTCTCCGCACGCTTCATCCCTGAGCGCCGCCTGCCCGATAAGGCGTTCGACCTCCTCGACGAAGCTGCCGCGATGGTCGCGATGCGCGGCGGCACGAACGTCACCGCCGACGACATCGCCCGCATCGTCTCCGGTTGGACAGGCGTACCCGTGGAGACGATGAGCGCCGATCAGGCGGCCGGCTTGCTGGATATGGAAGATCGGCTGCGGCGGCGCATTGTCGGACAAGAACCGGCGCTGCGCGCGATCGCGGAATGCGTGCGTCAATCGCGCGCCGGTTTGCGGCGCGAGCGCGGACCCGCCGGGTCGCTCTTGTTCGCCGGTCCGTCGGGCGTCGGGAAGACCGAACTCGCGCGAGCGACCGCCGAGGTGCTCTTCGGCTCCGACGATGCGCTCTTGCGCTTCGACATGTCGGAGTTCGGTAGCGCCGCGTCCGTGGCGCGGCTCATCGGATCACCGCCGGGCTACGCCGGATCGGATCGCGCCGGCGAGCTGACCGAGGCCGTCAGACGGCGTCCGTATTCTGTCGTCCTTTTCGATGATGTCGACCGCGCCGACTCCGCGGTTCTCGATCTGCTGCTCCAAATGCTCGACGACGGCCGTTTGACGGACGCGTCGGGCCGGCTCGCGGATTTCCGCAACGCGTTCGTCATCCTCACGATGAATCTCGCCGCCGACGCCGACCCGTCATCGATCGGCGTGCTGCTGTCGCCGGAGATCGTGAATCGCCTCGACGATGCCGTGATCTTCTCACCACTCGGCCTTACCGAACTGCGTGCGATCGCGGTGCGCGAGGTAGCGCCGCTCGTCGCCGCGTCGGCCGCGCAAGGCATCGAGCTGCGCGTGGCGGATTCGGCGATCGATGCGCTCGCGCGCGAAGCGGACGATCCGCGCCAAGGCGCGCGCCAGCTTCGGCGAATCGTCGAGAAGCGGCTGCGAGCGCCGCTCTCGAAGGCGCTGCTCGCGGGCACCGCGTCACGCGGTCAGAGCTTGACGGCGCAAGCCGATGCGAACGGCGAGATCGCCATCGTCCGAGAGACCATCTAG
- a CDS encoding superoxide dismutase: protein MAHELPKLPYAYDALEPHIDKETMTLHHDKHHQAYVTNLNAAIEKHPELGSKSALDLIKDLSKVPDDIKAAVRNNGGGHVNHTMFWAIMGPGKGGAPTGRIGEAIASTFGDFETFKKSFNEAGTKQFGSGWVWLVKTSAGKLEIASTPNQDNPISSGNAPIFGNDVWEHAYYLKYQNRRADYLGAWWNVVNWDEINKRLDEAGR from the coding sequence ATGGCGCATGAACTTCCGAAACTTCCTTACGCGTACGACGCGCTCGAGCCGCACATCGACAAGGAGACGATGACGCTCCACCACGACAAGCATCATCAGGCGTACGTCACCAATCTCAACGCGGCCATCGAAAAGCATCCCGAGCTCGGATCGAAGAGCGCGCTCGATCTCATCAAAGACCTGTCGAAAGTGCCGGACGACATCAAAGCGGCGGTCCGCAACAACGGCGGCGGCCACGTCAACCATACGATGTTCTGGGCGATCATGGGCCCAGGCAAGGGCGGCGCACCGACCGGACGGATCGGCGAAGCGATCGCGTCGACCTTCGGCGACTTCGAGACGTTCAAGAAGTCGTTCAACGAAGCCGGCACCAAGCAGTTCGGCAGCGGTTGGGTGTGGCTCGTGAAAACGTCCGCCGGAAAGCTCGAGATCGCGAGCACGCCGAACCAAGACAATCCGATCTCGTCGGGCAACGCGCCGATCTTCGGCAACGACGTCTGGGAGCACGCGTACTACTTGAAATACCAGAACCGCCGCGCCGATTATCTCGGTGCGTGGTGGAACGTCGTCAACTGGGATGAGATCAACAAGCGGCTCGACGAGGCTGGGCGCTGA
- a CDS encoding molybdenum cofactor biosynthesis protein MoaE — MSAHFLLTSEPLDEQAVASVLYRDGAGAIVTFVGRVRANSRGRDVTKLEYEAYPEMAEGVFVQIADEIRSRGGVIDVAIHHRVGTLEVGEVSVVVAVSAAHRSPAFDACRYAIDRLKQIAPIWKKEHSPDGAVWVEDRP, encoded by the coding sequence ATGAGCGCGCACTTCCTGTTGACGAGCGAGCCGCTCGACGAACAAGCCGTCGCATCGGTGCTCTATCGGGATGGCGCCGGCGCGATCGTGACGTTCGTCGGCCGCGTCCGCGCGAACTCGCGCGGCCGCGATGTGACGAAGCTCGAGTACGAAGCGTATCCGGAAATGGCTGAGGGAGTGTTCGTGCAGATCGCGGATGAGATCCGCTCGCGCGGCGGCGTCATCGACGTCGCGATCCACCATCGCGTCGGCACGCTCGAAGTCGGAGAGGTCAGCGTCGTCGTCGCGGTGAGCGCGGCGCATCGCTCGCCCGCCTTTGACGCTTGCCGCTATGCGATCGACCGCCTCAAGCAGATCGCACCTATATGGAAGAAAGAGCACTCACCCGACGGCGCCGTGTGGGTCGAAGACCGCCCATAG
- a CDS encoding LON peptidase substrate-binding domain-containing protein — translation MQSHTELDLFPLSAVLVPGGSIRLHVFEERYKTMIGSCIERDAPFGVVLDQAGNEVVDDLDPATVGTVAHIVEVRKLSEGRLYIVARGLQRFRVDRFVKTKPFWTARVSYLEEPIGPVGAAVRLRAAALESFRDYLQALLQLSGRELEAVQLPDDPAVSSFLIADAMQVDVVAKQSLLESSSAAERLDLELRLLDEETRRLRASNASKADHESDDGDDDERRKAFTVRISLN, via the coding sequence ATGCAATCCCACACCGAACTCGATCTTTTCCCCCTGAGCGCCGTGCTCGTACCCGGCGGCAGCATCCGTTTGCACGTCTTCGAGGAACGATACAAGACGATGATCGGCTCGTGCATCGAGCGCGACGCGCCGTTCGGCGTCGTCCTTGATCAAGCGGGCAACGAAGTCGTCGACGATCTCGACCCGGCGACCGTCGGAACGGTCGCGCACATCGTCGAGGTGCGCAAACTCTCCGAGGGACGGCTATATATCGTCGCGCGCGGCCTACAGCGCTTCCGCGTCGATCGATTCGTCAAGACGAAACCATTTTGGACCGCGCGGGTATCATATCTCGAAGAGCCGATAGGACCCGTCGGTGCGGCGGTCAGGCTGCGCGCCGCCGCGCTCGAGAGTTTCCGCGACTACCTCCAAGCGCTGCTCCAGCTCTCGGGCCGCGAACTCGAGGCGGTGCAACTGCCGGACGATCCGGCCGTCTCTTCCTTCCTCATCGCCGACGCGATGCAGGTGGACGTAGTCGCGAAGCAATCCCTGCTCGAGTCGTCGTCGGCGGCCGAGCGGCTCGATCTCGAGCTGAGGTTGCTCGACGAGGAGACACGGCGGCTGCGCGCTTCGAACGCGTCGAAGGCGGACCACGAAAGCGATGACGGCGACGATGATGAGCGGCGCAAGGCCTTTACGGTACGGATCTCGCTCAACTGA
- a CDS encoding SDR family oxidoreductase translates to MALLSGKTALVSGIANRWSIAYAITRAFHAHGANLILTYEGERTKDEVEKMAAECGGVATMCDVSKDESLAALRDFIEKRGVKLDALVHSIAFARKEELGGKFYATSRDGFALALDVSAYSLVALCRVLVPVFATNASVMTMTYLGSVRAVSNYNVMGVAKAALEASVRYLSVDLGENSIRVNAISAGPIKTASARAVSGFTSILGDVAAKSPLRRNAVADDVANAAVFLASDLSTAITGHVLYVDAGYHIVGIS, encoded by the coding sequence ATGGCGCTGCTGTCGGGGAAGACCGCACTCGTCTCCGGCATCGCAAACCGTTGGAGCATCGCGTACGCCATCACTCGCGCCTTCCACGCACACGGCGCGAATCTCATCCTGACGTACGAAGGCGAGCGGACGAAGGACGAGGTCGAGAAGATGGCCGCCGAGTGCGGCGGGGTCGCGACGATGTGCGACGTCTCGAAGGACGAGAGCCTCGCGGCGCTGCGCGACTTCATTGAGAAACGGGGCGTGAAACTCGACGCGCTCGTCCACAGCATCGCGTTCGCGCGCAAGGAAGAGCTCGGCGGCAAGTTCTACGCGACGTCGCGCGACGGGTTCGCCCTCGCGCTCGACGTCAGCGCGTACTCGCTCGTCGCGCTCTGCCGCGTGCTCGTGCCGGTGTTCGCGACGAACGCATCGGTCATGACGATGACCTATCTCGGTTCGGTGCGCGCGGTCTCGAACTACAACGTGATGGGCGTCGCGAAAGCGGCGCTCGAAGCGTCCGTGCGATATCTCTCCGTCGATCTCGGCGAGAACAGCATCCGCGTCAACGCGATATCCGCAGGACCGATCAAGACCGCGTCGGCGCGCGCCGTCAGCGGCTTCACGAGTATCCTCGGCGATGTCGCAGCGAAATCGCCGCTGCGTCGCAACGCGGTCGCCGACGATGTCGCGAACGCTGCGGTGTTCTTGGCAAGCGATCTCTCGACTGCGATAACCGGCCACGTCTTGTACGTCGACGCGGGATACCACATCGTCGGCATCTCTTAA
- a CDS encoding MoaD/ThiS family protein yields MRVTVRLFAAHREAAGTSSYIADLPDGATVSDAYARVCGSFPKIVQSAASTAFALNRAHVRGDAPLSDGDEVAILPPVAGG; encoded by the coding sequence ATGCGGGTCACCGTCCGATTGTTCGCCGCGCACCGCGAGGCGGCTGGAACGAGCTCATACATCGCCGATCTCCCCGACGGCGCGACGGTGTCGGATGCGTATGCGCGCGTTTGCGGATCGTTCCCCAAGATCGTGCAAAGCGCTGCGTCGACGGCCTTCGCGCTTAACCGCGCGCACGTACGCGGCGACGCACCGCTGAGCGACGGTGACGAAGTCGCGATCCTTCCGCCGGTCGCAGGCGGATGA
- a CDS encoding CoA pyrophosphatase: MPIISAPAGLQLACFERTHEVIDHKGEICLPGGSIETADRDVVDAALREAREELGIDPASVRVLGLLDDVHTFVSNYIITPVAGFIGSEPEVVCDPLEVARPITVPLATLLSQGVESYELRGPDGTSRTIYAYHVGEDRIWGATARIIHGLLTLWFGEDDPTR, from the coding sequence GTGCCGATCATATCAGCACCCGCTGGTCTGCAACTCGCGTGCTTCGAGCGCACGCACGAGGTCATCGATCACAAAGGCGAGATCTGTCTGCCCGGCGGGTCCATAGAGACCGCCGATCGCGACGTCGTCGACGCGGCCCTGCGCGAAGCGCGTGAGGAACTCGGCATCGATCCGGCTTCCGTCCGCGTCCTCGGTTTGCTCGACGACGTCCACACTTTCGTTTCCAATTACATTATCACGCCGGTCGCAGGCTTCATCGGCTCCGAGCCCGAGGTCGTTTGCGATCCGCTCGAGGTCGCTCGACCGATCACCGTTCCGCTCGCGACACTGTTGTCGCAAGGCGTCGAGTCGTACGAGCTGCGCGGTCCCGACGGAACGTCGCGCACGATCTATGCGTATCATGTCGGCGAAGATCGCATCTGGGGCGCGACCGCACGCATCATCCACGGTTTGTTGACGCTTTGGTTCGGAGAGGACGACCCGACGAGATGA
- the iscX gene encoding Fe-S cluster assembly protein IscX, which translates to MGLTWQDIEDIGFELAQAHPDEDPAQVALPELLRLVTELDDFEDDPERADEKTLERIAGAWREEFAAR; encoded by the coding sequence ATGGGCCTCACGTGGCAGGATATCGAGGACATCGGCTTCGAGCTGGCACAGGCTCATCCGGACGAAGACCCGGCGCAAGTCGCGTTGCCGGAACTGCTTCGCCTTGTCACCGAACTCGACGACTTCGAGGACGACCCCGAGCGCGCCGATGAAAAGACCCTCGAGCGCATAGCAGGCGCATGGCGCGAGGAATTCGCGGCTCGCTGA
- a CDS encoding FAD-linked oxidase C-terminal domain-containing protein, whose amino-acid sequence MDVRFAAALEAIVGRRHALTTPQEIRAYAYDGGVDRSLPLAVVLPGSTEEVAAVVRACRERDTRFVPRGAGTGLSGGAIAAGDAIVISTARLCRILEIDAPNRIALVEPGVVNADVSAAARPHGLRYVPDPSSMAACTIGGNIAENSGGLHCLAYGVTSAHVLGIRVVTPDGDIEWLGGKTIDTPGYDLAGVFIGSEGTLGIATQAVLALSPIPESVQTLLGVFDSTDAATAAVSAIIARGIVPGALEMMDALATAAVEADVGAGLPTDAAALLLIDIEGLSDGLEQTVDTVASICRENGAREVRVAKDGAQRDLLWKGRKSAFGAMGRISPDYYVQDGVIPRSQLPAMLRDVAAASAKYGLRIANVFHAGDGNLHPLILFDKQKDGEFDRALAAGADILQACVARGGSISGEHGIGLEKRDCMPLQFTPEDLSFMDRLKSAFNPDDRCNPGKIFPTGRRCGESARTAKSGALDDRTAALAGEPF is encoded by the coding sequence ATGGACGTGCGCTTTGCGGCTGCTCTCGAAGCGATCGTCGGCCGCCGTCATGCGCTGACGACGCCGCAAGAGATCCGCGCGTACGCCTACGACGGTGGCGTCGACCGGTCGCTTCCGCTCGCGGTCGTGCTTCCCGGATCCACTGAAGAAGTCGCCGCGGTCGTCCGCGCATGCCGCGAACGCGACACGCGCTTCGTGCCGCGCGGCGCGGGCACGGGCTTGTCGGGCGGCGCGATCGCCGCCGGCGACGCTATCGTCATTTCGACCGCGCGCCTGTGTCGCATCCTCGAGATCGATGCGCCGAACCGGATCGCGCTCGTCGAGCCGGGCGTCGTCAACGCGGACGTCTCGGCTGCGGCGCGGCCGCACGGTCTGCGATACGTGCCCGATCCTTCGAGCATGGCAGCATGCACGATCGGCGGCAACATCGCAGAGAATTCCGGCGGCCTACATTGCCTCGCATACGGCGTCACCTCAGCTCATGTCCTCGGGATCCGGGTCGTCACACCCGACGGCGACATCGAGTGGCTCGGCGGAAAGACGATCGACACGCCGGGCTATGATCTCGCCGGTGTTTTCATCGGGTCGGAAGGCACGCTCGGCATCGCGACGCAGGCCGTGCTCGCGTTATCGCCTATCCCGGAGTCGGTGCAGACGCTGCTCGGGGTCTTCGATTCGACCGATGCGGCGACCGCGGCGGTCTCGGCGATCATCGCCCGCGGCATCGTCCCCGGTGCGCTCGAGATGATGGATGCCCTCGCTACGGCGGCGGTCGAAGCGGATGTCGGCGCGGGGCTGCCGACCGACGCCGCGGCGTTGCTCCTCATCGACATCGAGGGCCTGAGCGACGGGCTCGAGCAGACGGTCGATACGGTCGCATCGATCTGTCGCGAGAACGGCGCGCGCGAGGTACGCGTCGCAAAGGATGGCGCTCAGCGCGACCTTCTATGGAAGGGCCGCAAGAGCGCTTTCGGCGCGATGGGCCGCATCAGCCCGGACTATTACGTCCAGGACGGCGTCATCCCGCGATCGCAGCTGCCCGCGATGTTGCGCGACGTCGCGGCGGCGAGCGCGAAATACGGCTTGAGGATCGCCAACGTCTTCCATGCCGGCGACGGCAACCTCCACCCGCTCATCCTTTTCGACAAACAAAAGGACGGCGAGTTCGATCGCGCGCTCGCGGCGGGAGCGGACATCTTGCAAGCGTGCGTCGCGCGCGGCGGCAGCATCTCGGGCGAGCATGGCATCGGGCTCGAGAAGCGCGATTGCATGCCGCTCCAGTTCACGCCCGAAGATCTCTCGTTCATGGATCGACTCAAGAGCGCGTTCAATCCCGACGATCGCTGCAATCCCGGCAAGATATTCCCGACTGGCCGCCGCTGCGGCGAGTCGGCGCGCACCGCGAAGTCGGGAGCGCTCGACGACCGAACTGCCGCTCTGGCCGGCGAACCGTTTTGA